One Stratiformator vulcanicus genomic window, TCCCAAGGAGACCTGCCGAAGATCGAGCGGGAATGGATTTATTCCTGGTACGACCCGAAGCACTCCAAGAATGTCGGGCGATACAAAGGTGTGATGGCCGCCGATCGGACGCACCAACTGTTCCTAAAAGGAAAATGGCTGCGGCGGTGGGATGGCGAACCCTTCGCGGACGGCGATCGCGAAGCCGCCCGCAAAAAGCTTCAACCTGTACTTGATCGCTACGCGGCCCAAGGCGGAGTCATGTCCGAATGAACGTCGGTCCGTGCCGACTGCTCGAGCGGACCCATCCGGACTGCGCAGCCGACCTCGCATGCGACGAATTATTGCTGCGCGACCTCGATCAGCACGGTGGCGAGCCGATCTTGCGGTTGTGGGAACGGCCCGATGAAGCCGTTGTCCTCGGACGGGCCAATCGCGTTTCCGCGAACGTGAGCGTTGAAGCTTGCCTGGCCGACGGAGTACCGATCTTGCGGCGATGCAGCGGCGGCGGAACGGTAATGCTCGGACCGGGTTGCCTGTGCTATTCCCTATTCATTCCGATCGATCCGGGCGTCGCCAAAGACATTCACGGAAGCATTTCCGCGGCTCTCGAACCGTTGGCCCATTCGCTGAGCGACGCCTTGACGGGCGGATCTAGTGAGCTCACACCCGACGTCGCCGGAACGAGTGACCTGGTCATTGATGCCGTGAAGTTTTCGGGGAATGCGCAGCGATGGCTCAAGCACGCGATGCTGCATCACGGCACTTTG contains:
- a CDS encoding lipoate--protein ligase family protein, which codes for MNVGPCRLLERTHPDCAADLACDELLLRDLDQHGGEPILRLWERPDEAVVLGRANRVSANVSVEACLADGVPILRRCSGGGTVMLGPGCLCYSLFIPIDPGVAKDIHGSISAALEPLAHSLSDALTGGSSELTPDVAGTSDLVIDAVKFSGNAQRWLKHAMLHHGTLLYDFDLDRIGRYLTKPERSPEYRTDRTHGEFVRNLPLRRAAIRSAVIAAYQATAEATIREPNDAEIQSLVNERYATRDWTWSRA